One window of Branchiostoma lanceolatum isolate klBraLanc5 chromosome 6, klBraLanc5.hap2, whole genome shotgun sequence genomic DNA carries:
- the LOC136436664 gene encoding zinc finger and SCAN domain-containing protein 29-like encodes MAESRGKIWGEAETRCLIGLWSDECVQAKLETWRNAMVIKKIVEGLAKEGFYRSPTQVKVKMREMRYKYRLAKKENERSGSGRISCPFYDEMEDILGDRPATTPHFTMQTVWPSDDEVDGNEDEKDDDDDAVSGDEEDEDDTVSSRSITPPSEWDPLSADSMGGTGDDTGTQSSLLSTGDEVNQSSTGKSF; translated from the exons ATGGCAGAAAGCCGCGGCAAGATTTGGGGGGAAGCCGAAACTCGCTGCTTGATAGGCTTGTGGAGCGACGAGTGTGTCCAGGCAAAACTCGAGACATGGCGAAATGCCATGGTCATCAAAAAGATCGTTGAAGGGCTGGCAAAAGAGGGCTTCTATCGGTCACCGACGCAAGTTAAAGTAAAAATGAGAGAGATGCGGTACAAGTATAGACTCGCAAAGAAGGAAAACGAGAGAAGTGGAAGTGGAAGAATCAGCTGTCCCTTCTACGACGAGATGGAGGATATCCTTGGAGACAGACCCGCAACAACCCCCCACTTCACAATGCAGACAGTAT GGCCATCTGACGATGAGGTGGACGGTAACGAAGATGAGAAGGATGACGATGACGATGCTGTGTCTGGAGACGAGGAGGATGAAGACGACACTGTGTCATCTCGCTCGATCACTCCTCCCTCTGAATGGGACCCCCTATCTGCTGACAGTATGGGTGGTACGGGTGATGACACCGGTACCCAATCATCACTTCTCAGCACTGGGGACGAAGTAAACCAAAGTTCAACAGGCAAGTCTTTTTGA